The Coregonus clupeaformis isolate EN_2021a chromosome 8, ASM2061545v1, whole genome shotgun sequence genome has a segment encoding these proteins:
- the LOC121572775 gene encoding sperm acrosome membrane-associated protein 4, which yields MNRILLSIFTVGLCFAVGQALKCYKCDVGFWNMCYTTEVNCNAGEYCFSGVGHAIKIVDIKMKGCLKLDECNKTTTTNFPSDSNHTVYNLTKSCCDKDLCNAAPDLHRMSILPLALATLTTAFMTKVLV from the exons ATGAACAGAATTCTTCTCAGCATTTTCACAGTTGGCCTGTGTTTTGCAGTTG GCCAGGCACTGAAGTGCTACAAATGTGACGTGGGCTTTTGGAACATGTGCTATACCACCGAAGTCAACTGCAATGCCGGGGAGTATTGTTTCAGCGGTGTCGGACATGCAA TTAAGATTGTGGACATCAAGATGAAAGGCTGCCTGAAACTGGACGAATGCAACAAGACGACCACAACCAATTTCCCTTCCGACTCCAACCACACAGTATACAACCTAACCAAGAGCTGCTGTGACAAGGACCTGTGTAACGCTGCCCCGGACCTGCACCGAATGAGCATCCTGCCCCTGGCCCTCGCCACCCTGACCACTGCCTTCATGACCAAAGTCCTAGTGTAA